ATGCATCCGGCATCCGCTCGACGAAAGGAAGAGGAAATGGCACCGAAGAAGAAGGTGACCGGCCTGATCAAGCTTCAGATCAACGCCGGCGCGGCCAACCCGGCACCGCCGATCGGCCCTGCCCTGGGCCAGCACGGCGTCAACATCATGGAGTTCTGCAAGGCGTACAACGCCGCGACCGAGTCGCAGCGCGGCAACGTCATCCCCGTGGAGATCACCGTCTACGAGGACCGCAGCTTCACGTTCGTCCTGAAGACCCCGCCGGCCGCCGAGCTCATCAAGAAGGCTGCGGGCGTCGGCAAGGGATCCGCGACGCC
This window of the Microbacterium sp. AB genome carries:
- the rplK gene encoding 50S ribosomal protein L11; this translates as MAPKKKVTGLIKLQINAGAANPAPPIGPALGQHGVNIMEFCKAYNAATESQRGNVIPVEITVYEDRSFTFVLKTPPAAELIKKAAGVGKGSATPHTVKVAKITKEQVAEIAKTKQPDLNANDLEAASKIIAGTARSMGITVEG